From Candidatus Xianfuyuplasma coldseepsis:
TGATTGAAAGAAACAAAGTGGCCAATATGGCAAACTGGGTGGCACCGCGGAAACTGTAAAGCAGTATTCGTCCCTGCAAGGGGACAATACTGCTTTTTTTATACTTATTTAAAGGAGATGAATAACATGTGTGGAATTATTGTTTCAACTTCACCAAAAACAGACGCACTAACCAAACACATAACCTTACAAAAACGAGGTCCAGATCAAGTAGAAATACACCACGTTGATACAATCCAATTCGGGTTTCATCGTCTAGCGATTATGGATTTGGACCCTACTGGGATGCAACCTTTTACCAAAGATGGTATTACACTAGTTGCAAATGCCGAAATCTACAACTACAAAAGCATCAGATCCCAATACCCATCGTATCCCTATCAAAGCGAAAGCGATTGTGAAGTTCTTCTTCCGCTATATCAAGAATTTGGGGTAGAGATGTTTGCGATGCTTGATGCTGAATTTGCCGTCGTGCTGTATGATCAACAACACAGTCTCATCATTGCTGGACGAGATCCAATTGGTATCCGTCCGCTCTTCTACGGGTATCATAAAGACGATAATAAGATTATCTTTGCCAGTGAGGCCAAAGCATTAATCGACATCGTTGATAAGGTCCATCCGTTCCCTCCCGGACACTATTATATTGATGGTGCATTTGTCAAATACCACACAATTGATGAGGTGACAGATTTCCACGAAGAACCATTTGAAGACATCATCAAACATATCCGTGAAAAACTGATTACTGGTGTGACAAAGCGTTTGGATAGTGATGCGCCGATGGGATTCTTATTAAGTGGAGGGCTGGATTCAAGTATTGTTTGTGCAATCGCTCAAAAATACGTCAAACAACCAATTAGAACCTTTGCCATCGGTATGGATACCGATCCGATTGATTTGAAATACGCAGCGCAAGTTGCACAGTATATTGGTAGTGATCATACTGAAGTACGAATCACAAAAGAGGATGTTCTATCTTCTTTAAAAGAGGTTATCTATGCTCTTGAGACGTATGATATCACGACAATACGGGCCAGTATGGGGATGTATTTACTCAGTTCCTACATCCATAAACATACAGATATAAAAGTCCTTCAAACGGGCGAAGTAAGTGATGAGTTATTCGGGTACAAATACACCGACTTTGCTCCTACGCCTAAAGCGTTTCAAGACGAGAGCTTAAAACGTATTAGAGAACTCTATCAATACGATGTCCTTCGGGCAGATCGATGTCTTGCTGCAAATAGTTTAGAAGCTCGAGTACCATTTGCTGATCTTGCTTTTGTTCAGTATGTTTTACGGATATCACCTCTATATAAAATGAACAAATACAAAATGGGAAAATACCTTTTACGTAAAGCCTTTGAAGTATCGTGGCTACCACGTGATATTGTATATCGTGAAAAAGCCGCATTTAGTGATGCGGTTGGACATAGTTTGGTTGATGAACTGAAAGCGTTCGCTGAACAGTCGTACAGTGATAAAGACTTTAATATCAAAAAGAAACACTTTACTCCAGAACTTATTA
This genomic window contains:
- the asnB gene encoding asparagine synthase B gives rise to the protein MCGIIVSTSPKTDALTKHITLQKRGPDQVEIHHVDTIQFGFHRLAIMDLDPTGMQPFTKDGITLVANAEIYNYKSIRSQYPSYPYQSESDCEVLLPLYQEFGVEMFAMLDAEFAVVLYDQQHSLIIAGRDPIGIRPLFYGYHKDDNKIIFASEAKALIDIVDKVHPFPPGHYYIDGAFVKYHTIDEVTDFHEEPFEDIIKHIREKLITGVTKRLDSDAPMGFLLSGGLDSSIVCAIAQKYVKQPIRTFAIGMDTDPIDLKYAAQVAQYIGSDHTEVRITKEDVLSSLKEVIYALETYDITTIRASMGMYLLSSYIHKHTDIKVLQTGEVSDELFGYKYTDFAPTPKAFQDESLKRIRELYQYDVLRADRCLAANSLEARVPFADLAFVQYVLRISPLYKMNKYKMGKYLLRKAFEVSWLPRDIVYREKAAFSDAVGHSLVDELKAFAEQSYSDKDFNIKKKHFTPELISKEALLYREIFEMYYPSHGHLIPGYWMPNKEWDGCDVNDPSARVLANYGDSGK